A stretch of Sphingomonas sp. JUb134 DNA encodes these proteins:
- a CDS encoding response regulator transcription factor codes for MTDRRLLIVEDDAVFARTLARSFERRGYQVEVTADLEDLAGIVDRFAPEFAVVDLRLGGASGLACVEQLHAADPEMRIVVLTGFASIATAVEAIKLGATNYLTKPSHTDEIEAAFDRPGGDAQVEVSATPTTIKTLEWEHIHQTLAASDFNVSEAARRLGMHRRTLARKLEKRHLS; via the coding sequence ATGACCGACCGCAGGCTCCTGATCGTCGAGGACGACGCCGTCTTCGCGCGTACGCTCGCCCGGTCGTTCGAGCGGCGTGGCTACCAGGTGGAGGTGACGGCGGATCTTGAGGATCTGGCCGGCATCGTCGATCGCTTCGCGCCGGAGTTCGCGGTCGTGGATCTGCGGCTCGGCGGGGCATCGGGCCTTGCCTGTGTCGAGCAGCTTCATGCCGCGGACCCGGAGATGCGCATCGTGGTGCTGACGGGCTTTGCGAGCATCGCCACGGCGGTGGAGGCGATCAAGCTGGGTGCCACCAACTATCTGACGAAGCCCTCGCACACCGACGAGATCGAGGCGGCGTTCGATCGGCCGGGCGGCGACGCTCAGGTCGAGGTCTCTGCCACCCCCACGACGATCAAGACGCTGGAGTGGGAGCATATCCACCAGACGCTGGCCGCGAGCGACTTCAACGTGTCGGAGGCCGCCAGGCGGCTCGGCATGCATCGGCGCACCCTCGCTCGGAAGCTGGAGAAACGCCACCTTTCCTGA
- the cobO gene encoding cob(I)yrinic acid a,c-diamide adenosyltransferase, producing MEQDKNARHNARMRKVQLARQAMMATKTIEKGLLIVHTGPGKGKTTAALGMAVRAIGHGMKVGVIQFVKGAMDTGEKAVFDALSAHIEFRPMGEGFTWDTQDRARDIAVTRTAWEEVKRMLEDPTYDMVIADELNIVLRYDYLPVEEVLVAAAARGPRQHFVVTGRNAPQALIDMADLVTEMTQVKHPFRDGVKAQAGIEF from the coding sequence TTGGAGCAGGACAAGAACGCGCGCCACAATGCCAGGATGCGCAAGGTACAGCTTGCGCGCCAGGCGATGATGGCGACCAAGACGATCGAGAAGGGGCTGCTGATCGTCCACACAGGACCGGGCAAGGGGAAGACCACTGCCGCGCTCGGCATGGCGGTGCGGGCGATCGGCCATGGCATGAAGGTGGGCGTGATCCAGTTCGTCAAAGGGGCGATGGATACCGGCGAGAAGGCGGTGTTCGACGCGCTTTCGGCTCACATCGAGTTTCGCCCGATGGGGGAGGGGTTCACCTGGGACACCCAGGATCGCGCCCGCGACATCGCCGTGACCCGCACCGCCTGGGAAGAGGTGAAGCGGATGCTGGAGGATCCCACCTACGACATGGTGATCGCGGACGAACTCAACATCGTCCTGCGCTACGACTATCTGCCGGTGGAAGAGGTGCTGGTGGCCGCTGCGGCGCGGGGACCTCGGCAGCATTTCGTCGTCACCGGGCGCAACGCGCCGCAGGCGCTGATCGACATGGCCGACCTGGTCACCGAGATGACGCAGGTCAAGCATCCGTTCCGGGACGGGGTGAAGGCCCAGGCCGGGATCGAATTCTGA
- the cyoC gene encoding cytochrome o ubiquinol oxidase subunit III, producing the protein MAEATIPPGAEAPMFYELDEHHHDAGSSTMLGFWMYLMSDCLIFAMLFACYGVYSGSLAGGPGPHELFDLKLVAVNTAMLLLSSITYGFAMIAAGEQNKGATLGWLAATGLFGLAFLGIELYEFSHLIHEGAGPWRSAFLSGFFTLVGTHGLHVTFGIIWLVVLMVQVSRGGLIAANQRRLQCLSLFWHFLDVVWIGVFTFVYLLGVLR; encoded by the coding sequence ATGGCCGAGGCCACGATTCCGCCCGGCGCCGAGGCGCCCATGTTCTACGAGCTCGACGAGCATCATCACGACGCCGGGTCCAGCACCATGCTGGGCTTCTGGATGTACCTGATGAGCGACTGCCTCATCTTCGCGATGCTGTTCGCCTGCTACGGCGTGTACAGCGGCAGCCTGGCGGGCGGTCCTGGACCGCACGAGCTGTTCGACCTGAAGCTGGTCGCGGTGAACACCGCGATGCTGCTGCTGTCGTCGATCACCTATGGCTTCGCGATGATCGCAGCCGGCGAGCAGAACAAGGGCGCGACGCTCGGCTGGCTGGCCGCGACCGGCCTGTTCGGCCTCGCGTTCCTGGGCATCGAGCTCTACGAGTTCTCGCACCTGATCCATGAAGGTGCGGGTCCCTGGCGCAGTGCGTTCCTGTCCGGCTTCTTCACGCTGGTCGGCACGCACGGTCTGCACGTCACCTTCGGCATCATCTGGCTGGTGGTGCTGATGGTGCAGGTGAGCCGTGGTGGCCTGATCGCCGCCAACCAGCGTCGCCTCCAGTGCCTGTCGCTGTTCTGGCACTTCCTCGACGTCGTCTGGATCGGCGTCTTCACCTTTGTCTATCTGTTGGGAGTGCTGCGATGA
- the cyoD gene encoding cytochrome o ubiquinol oxidase subunit IV codes for MSAEPVAHHASGEAHGSRRDYVIGFLLSVVLTAIPFALVMTNAFSDPRVTAGIVTAMAMMQIVVHMIYFLHMNTKSESGWTLMALIFTIIIVVIVVAGSLWVMYHMNLNMMPEMASEAMEAM; via the coding sequence ATGAGCGCGGAACCCGTGGCCCATCACGCCAGCGGCGAAGCACATGGCTCGCGCCGCGACTATGTGATCGGCTTTCTCCTGTCGGTCGTGTTGACGGCGATCCCGTTCGCGCTCGTCATGACCAACGCCTTTTCGGATCCGCGGGTGACCGCGGGCATCGTGACGGCGATGGCGATGATGCAGATCGTCGTGCACATGATCTACTTCCTGCACATGAACACCAAGTCGGAAAGCGGCTGGACCCTCATGGCGCTGATCTTCACGATCATCATCGTCGTCATCGTGGTCGCCGGATCGCTCTGGGTCATGTACCACATGAACCTCAACATGATGCCCGAGATGGCGTCCGAGGCCATGGAAGCGATGTGA
- a CDS encoding MFS transporter yields the protein MAQAHASSAPLERDARVVNSRGHDDVHPGEIAVGVIIGRTSEFFDFFVYAIASVLVFPRFVFPYLEAVQATLASFALFALAFIARPVGSQIFMAIDRRYGRSVKLTIALFLLGTSTVSVAFLPSYAQVGAASAVLLAIFRIGQGLALGGSWDGLASLLALNAPPHKRGWYAMVPQLGAPIGLIVASALFAFFLGTLGGEDFLSWGWRYPFFVAFALNVVALFARLRMVASPEYSELFKSRELTASPVPATLKNQWRNIIIGAFAPLASFALFHMVTVFPLSWVAVFTQQSVTRFLVIEMVGAVFGVVAIVCSGLLADRIGRRSVLGYTAAAIAIFACVAPMLLNGGEAGETAFMIVGFILLGLSFGQSSGAVTSNFPKRARYTGAALTSDLAWLFGAGFAPFAALWLAETFGLIAAGGYLLSGAVATLIALGLNRELARRLD from the coding sequence ATGGCTCAGGCCCATGCCTCGTCCGCGCCCTTGGAGCGCGATGCCCGCGTCGTGAATTCCCGCGGCCATGATGACGTGCACCCGGGGGAGATCGCCGTCGGTGTGATCATCGGGCGCACTTCGGAATTCTTCGACTTTTTTGTCTATGCGATCGCGTCGGTGCTCGTGTTCCCCCGGTTCGTCTTCCCCTATCTGGAAGCGGTCCAGGCGACCCTCGCCTCCTTCGCGCTGTTCGCATTGGCCTTCATCGCGCGCCCGGTCGGCAGCCAGATCTTCATGGCGATCGACCGCCGTTATGGCCGCAGCGTCAAGCTGACGATCGCGCTCTTCCTGCTCGGCACGTCCACGGTGTCGGTGGCCTTCCTGCCCAGCTATGCGCAGGTCGGCGCCGCTTCGGCGGTTCTGCTGGCGATCTTCCGGATCGGCCAGGGACTCGCGCTGGGGGGTAGCTGGGACGGCTTGGCGTCGCTGCTCGCGCTCAACGCGCCGCCGCACAAGCGCGGTTGGTACGCCATGGTGCCGCAGCTGGGCGCCCCGATCGGCCTGATCGTGGCGAGCGCGCTGTTTGCCTTCTTCCTCGGCACGCTCGGGGGCGAGGACTTCCTGAGCTGGGGCTGGCGCTATCCGTTCTTCGTGGCGTTCGCGCTGAACGTCGTGGCGCTGTTCGCACGCCTTCGCATGGTGGCGTCGCCGGAATATTCCGAGCTGTTCAAGTCGCGCGAACTCACCGCATCGCCGGTTCCCGCGACGCTCAAGAACCAGTGGCGCAACATCATCATCGGCGCATTCGCACCGCTGGCGAGCTTTGCGCTGTTCCACATGGTCACCGTATTCCCGCTCTCCTGGGTCGCGGTGTTCACGCAGCAGAGCGTCACCCGCTTCCTAGTGATCGAGATGGTCGGCGCCGTCTTCGGCGTGGTGGCGATCGTGTGCTCCGGCCTGCTCGCGGATCGCATCGGACGCCGTTCGGTGCTCGGCTACACTGCCGCTGCGATCGCGATCTTCGCCTGTGTCGCACCGATGCTGCTGAATGGCGGCGAGGCCGGCGAGACGGCCTTCATGATCGTCGGCTTCATCCTGCTCGGCCTGTCGTTCGGCCAGTCGTCGGGTGCCGTAACCAGCAACTTTCCGAAGCGCGCGCGCTACACGGGTGCCGCGCTCACCTCGGATCTGGCGTGGCTGTTCGGTGCAGGCTTTGCTCCGTTTGCCGCGTTGTGGCTCGCGGAGACCTTCGGCCTCATCGCCGCCGGCGGTTATCTGCTGTCGGGTGCGGTCGCCACGCTGATCGCGCTGGGCCTCAACCGCGAACTGGCCCGCCGCCTCGACTGA
- a CDS encoding SURF1 family cytochrome oxidase biogenesis protein, giving the protein MKQRVARLALGTLIALVFAALVALGTWQLERRSWKLALIAQVEQRLHAPPVAAPGPGAWGAIDDGDVYTRVVASGRYRAGADSFVQASTQLGPGYWVLTPLDTGKFTLLVNRGFVPPELRGKVAAPEGQVSVEGLLRVTEPGGGFLRSNDPAQDRWYSRDVAAIANKRGLENVAPYFIDAVEPRSGWPRGGLTVVRFRNNHLGYAFTWFGLAAGLLVMVAVARRWGREVHEAPPHDA; this is encoded by the coding sequence GTGAAGCAGCGTGTCGCCCGGCTCGCGCTGGGCACGCTGATTGCCCTGGTCTTTGCGGCGCTGGTGGCGCTGGGGACCTGGCAGCTGGAACGCCGCAGCTGGAAGCTGGCGTTGATCGCACAGGTGGAGCAGCGACTGCACGCTCCACCTGTCGCGGCTCCGGGGCCAGGGGCCTGGGGCGCCATCGATGACGGGGACGTCTATACCCGCGTCGTGGCAAGCGGCCGGTACCGGGCCGGTGCGGACAGCTTCGTACAGGCTAGCACGCAGCTCGGTCCCGGATACTGGGTGCTGACGCCGCTCGACACGGGCAAGTTCACGCTTCTGGTCAACCGGGGCTTCGTGCCGCCGGAACTGCGCGGCAAGGTGGCGGCTCCCGAAGGGCAGGTCTCCGTGGAAGGGCTGTTGCGGGTGACGGAGCCCGGCGGTGGTTTTCTGCGCAGCAACGATCCGGCGCAGGATCGCTGGTACTCGCGCGACGTCGCCGCGATCGCCAACAAACGGGGGCTCGAGAATGTCGCTCCCTACTTCATCGATGCCGTCGAACCACGCTCCGGATGGCCGCGCGGCGGCCTGACGGTCGTGCGATTCCGGAACAATCACCTTGGGTACGCCTTCACCTGGTTCGGGCTGGCCGCCGGTCTGCTGGTGATGGTCGCGGTCGCCCGCCGCTGGGGAAGGGAGGTCCACGAGGCGCCGCCACATGACGCGTAG
- the cyoA gene encoding ubiquinol oxidase subunit II, with amino-acid sequence MMSRLSSSFAARCGLSLPLAALLGGCDLVVLNPSGDVARQQGDLILWSTGLMLLIIVPVMVLTVLFAWRYRASNKDAEYKPDWDHSIMLELVIWSAPLLIIIALGALTWTSTHLLDPYRPLGRLSPTQAVKANERPLEVEVVSLDWKWLFIYPEQGIATVNELVVPVGRQVQFRLTSSSVMNAFYVPAMAGMIYTMPGMETKLHAVLNRPGQFPGISSNYSGAGYSHMRFTTHSVDDAGFARWVSEAKAAKGTLDAATYLKLEKPSEKVPVMRFGGVDKGLFERIVQMCPDPKRPCDTHNMGHGGQPGVNNRHAMPGEPEGALFKGNEEKHGGDHQSKPAGPAQGTQDPGSEANRNMTQLLRPRVPGASAADRA; translated from the coding sequence ATGATGTCCCGCCTATCGTCTTCCTTCGCCGCGCGATGCGGCCTGAGCTTGCCGCTTGCCGCACTCCTGGGAGGGTGCGACCTGGTGGTGCTGAACCCCTCTGGTGACGTGGCGCGTCAGCAAGGCGACCTGATTCTCTGGTCGACCGGTCTGATGCTGCTCATCATCGTTCCGGTGATGGTGCTCACCGTCCTGTTCGCCTGGCGCTATCGCGCGAGCAACAAGGACGCCGAGTACAAGCCGGACTGGGATCACTCGATCATGCTTGAGCTGGTGATCTGGTCGGCGCCGCTGCTGATCATCATCGCGCTCGGCGCACTGACCTGGACCTCGACCCACCTACTCGACCCCTACCGCCCGCTGGGCCGCCTCTCGCCGACTCAGGCGGTGAAGGCGAACGAGCGGCCGCTCGAAGTCGAAGTGGTGTCGCTCGACTGGAAGTGGCTGTTCATCTACCCGGAACAGGGCATCGCGACGGTGAACGAGCTGGTGGTGCCGGTCGGCCGCCAGGTCCAGTTCCGCCTGACCTCTTCCAGCGTGATGAACGCCTTCTACGTGCCGGCGATGGCGGGCATGATCTACACCATGCCGGGCATGGAGACGAAGCTTCACGCCGTCCTGAACCGTCCCGGCCAGTTCCCGGGCATCTCCTCGAATTACAGCGGCGCGGGCTACAGCCACATGCGCTTCACCACCCACTCGGTGGATGACGCGGGCTTCGCGCGCTGGGTCTCGGAGGCGAAGGCCGCCAAGGGAACGCTCGACGCGGCGACCTATCTCAAGCTTGAGAAGCCGTCCGAAAAGGTGCCGGTGATGCGCTTCGGCGGCGTCGACAAGGGCCTGTTCGAGCGCATCGTGCAGATGTGCCCGGATCCCAAGCGCCCGTGCGATACCCACAACATGGGGCACGGCGGCCAGCCGGGCGTGAACAACCGCCACGCGATGCCGGGCGAGCCGGAAGGCGCGCTCTTCAAGGGCAACGAGGAAAAGCACGGCGGCGATCACCAGTCGAAGCCGGCCGGGCCGGCCCAGGGCACCCAGGATCCCGGATCCGAGGCGAACCGCAATATGACCCAGCTCCTCCGCCCCCGCGTGCCGGGTGCGAGCGCGGCCGACCGCGCATAA
- the cyoB gene encoding cytochrome o ubiquinol oxidase subunit I: protein MSDSILKTIFGRLTLESFPIHEPILLVTFAAVMLGGLAAVAALTYFRLWGYLWKEWFTTVDHKRIGIMYIILALIMFLRGFADAVMMRLQQAMAFGGSEGYLPAHHFDQVFTAHGVIMIFFVAMPFVTGLMNLVVPLQIGARDVSFPFLNNFSFWMTAFGAALVMVSLFVGEFARTGWLAMAPLSGLDYSPDVGVDYYIWALQVAGVGTLLSGVNLIATIVKMRAPGMTMMKMPVFVWTSLATNVLIVAAFPVLTAVLALLSLDRYAGTNFFTNTLGGNPMMYVNMIWIWGHPEVYILILPAFGIFSEVTSTFSSKRLFGYTSMVYATLVITILSYLVWLHHFFTMGSGASVNSFFGITTMIISIPTGAKIFNWLFTMYKGRVRFELPMMWTVAFMLTFVIGGMTGVILAVPPADFVLHNSLFLVAHFHNVIIGGVLFGLFAGVNYWWPKAMGFRLDPFWGKVSFWCWVVGFWVAFAPIYILGLMGVTRRLRVFEDPSLQIWFIIAGLGAALIAVGILAMLIQFGVSILRRDQLRDLTGDPWGGRTLEWATSSPPPAYNFAFTPIVHDLDAWYDMKNRQAVRPTGGYSDIHMPKNTGAGLIIAAFSAICAFGLIWYMWWLAALGLLGVIAATIIHSFNYDRDFYIPAAEVTATEEAYGRQLAAAGAA, encoded by the coding sequence ATGTCAGACAGCATTCTCAAGACAATCTTCGGGCGACTGACGCTCGAGAGCTTCCCGATCCACGAGCCGATCCTGCTGGTCACCTTTGCGGCGGTCATGCTGGGCGGCCTCGCGGCCGTCGCGGCGCTCACCTATTTCCGGCTTTGGGGCTATCTCTGGAAGGAGTGGTTCACCACGGTCGACCACAAGCGCATCGGGATCATGTACATCATCCTGGCGCTGATCATGTTCCTGCGCGGCTTCGCCGACGCGGTGATGATGCGTCTGCAGCAGGCGATGGCCTTCGGCGGCAGCGAGGGCTATCTGCCCGCGCACCACTTCGACCAGGTCTTCACCGCCCATGGCGTGATCATGATCTTCTTCGTGGCGATGCCGTTCGTCACGGGCCTCATGAACCTGGTGGTGCCGTTGCAGATCGGCGCCCGCGACGTGTCGTTCCCGTTCCTGAACAACTTCAGCTTCTGGATGACGGCGTTCGGTGCGGCGCTGGTGATGGTCAGCCTGTTCGTGGGCGAGTTCGCCCGCACCGGCTGGCTGGCGATGGCGCCGCTCTCGGGGCTCGACTACTCGCCGGACGTCGGTGTCGACTACTACATCTGGGCCTTGCAGGTGGCGGGTGTCGGTACCTTGCTATCGGGCGTCAACCTGATCGCGACCATCGTCAAGATGCGCGCGCCGGGCATGACCATGATGAAGATGCCGGTGTTCGTCTGGACGTCGCTGGCGACCAACGTGCTGATCGTCGCCGCCTTCCCGGTGCTGACCGCGGTGCTCGCGCTGCTGTCGCTCGACCGCTACGCCGGAACCAACTTCTTCACGAACACGCTGGGCGGCAACCCGATGATGTACGTGAACATGATCTGGATCTGGGGTCACCCGGAGGTGTACATCCTGATCCTGCCGGCGTTCGGCATCTTCTCGGAGGTGACCTCCACCTTCTCGAGCAAGCGCCTGTTCGGCTATACGTCGATGGTCTACGCGACCCTCGTCATCACCATCCTGTCGTACCTCGTCTGGCTCCATCACTTCTTCACGATGGGCTCGGGCGCGAGCGTGAACTCCTTCTTCGGCATCACGACGATGATCATTTCGATCCCGACGGGAGCGAAGATCTTCAACTGGCTGTTCACCATGTACAAGGGGCGCGTGCGCTTCGAACTGCCGATGATGTGGACGGTCGCGTTCATGCTGACCTTCGTGATCGGCGGCATGACCGGCGTCATCCTCGCGGTGCCGCCGGCGGACTTCGTCCTCCACAACTCGCTGTTCCTGGTCGCGCACTTCCACAACGTGATCATCGGCGGCGTGCTGTTCGGCCTGTTCGCGGGCGTGAACTACTGGTGGCCGAAGGCCATGGGCTTCCGCCTCGACCCGTTCTGGGGGAAGGTCAGCTTCTGGTGCTGGGTCGTCGGGTTCTGGGTCGCGTTTGCGCCGATCTACATCCTGGGCCTCATGGGCGTTACCCGTCGCCTGCGGGTGTTCGAGGACCCGTCGCTCCAGATCTGGTTCATCATTGCAGGGCTGGGTGCCGCGCTGATCGCGGTGGGAATCCTCGCCATGCTGATCCAGTTCGGGGTGAGCATCCTGCGCCGCGACCAGCTGCGCGACCTGACGGGCGATCCGTGGGGTGGCCGCACGCTGGAGTGGGCGACCTCGTCGCCGCCGCCGGCCTACAACTTCGCGTTCACGCCGATCGTCCACGACCTGGACGCCTGGTACGACATGAAGAACCGTCAGGCCGTTCGTCCGACCGGCGGCTACAGCGACATCCACATGCCCAAGAACACGGGTGCCGGCCTCATCATCGCCGCCTTCTCCGCGATCTGTGCCTTCGGCCTGATCTGGTACATGTGGTGGCTGGCAGCCCTGGGCCTGCTGGGCGTGATCGCAGCGACGATCATCCACAGCTTCAACTATGACCGGGACTTCTACATCCCGGCCGCCGAAGTAACCGCCACCGAGGAAGCCTACGGGCGTCAGCTCGCCGCGGCAGGAGCAGCATAA
- a CDS encoding ATP-binding protein, with amino-acid sequence MTRSIAFRADGDAGSRNQRLLVQLRWIAIGGQLTAILAVNFGLGITLPLTPMLATLGVLLGLNLFALFRRGRSTTNLQMFGVLLVDVGALTVQLYLSGGATNPFVTLYLLQVVIGAVLLSAWSSWALVAMTSVAFAALAVVHRPLPLPAALASALSPGFMAANWFNFTLTSILLVAFVTRMARNVRDRDAHLAAIRQRAAEEDHIVRMGLLASGAAHELGTPLASLSVALGDWRQEPAIAGSRRLAAEVDEMRDEIARCKKILGGVLFAAGEVTGEAPVRTSLHRFLEGVVEDWRGKGPVPLRFESHLGPDRPIVADRALAQALTNLFDNAAEAGAGSITLAAVMDGPILVLAVRDDGRGFREDMLGTVGQPYRSSKEAGGLGLFLATNVLRTLGGTLEAQNRAGGGAEVVLALPIASLALEETE; translated from the coding sequence ATGACGCGTAGCATCGCCTTTCGCGCCGACGGCGACGCCGGGAGCCGAAACCAGCGGCTGCTGGTACAGCTCCGCTGGATCGCGATCGGGGGGCAGCTGACCGCGATCCTGGCCGTGAACTTCGGTCTTGGTATCACGCTCCCGCTGACGCCGATGCTGGCGACGCTGGGGGTGCTCCTCGGCCTCAACCTGTTCGCCCTGTTCCGCCGGGGCAGGTCGACCACCAACCTCCAGATGTTCGGCGTACTGCTGGTCGATGTCGGTGCGCTGACGGTCCAGCTCTACCTGTCGGGCGGGGCGACGAACCCGTTCGTCACCCTCTACCTGTTGCAGGTCGTCATCGGCGCGGTGCTGCTGTCCGCCTGGTCGAGCTGGGCGCTGGTGGCGATGACCAGCGTGGCGTTTGCAGCGCTCGCCGTGGTGCATCGACCGCTGCCGCTGCCGGCGGCATTGGCAAGCGCCCTGTCCCCGGGGTTCATGGCCGCCAACTGGTTCAACTTCACGCTCACCTCGATCCTGCTGGTCGCGTTCGTGACCCGCATGGCGCGCAATGTCCGTGATCGGGACGCGCACCTGGCCGCCATCCGCCAGCGAGCGGCCGAAGAGGACCATATCGTCCGCATGGGATTGCTTGCGAGCGGGGCTGCGCACGAGCTGGGGACGCCACTCGCGTCGCTTTCCGTGGCGCTGGGCGACTGGCGGCAGGAGCCCGCCATCGCCGGCAGTCGGCGGCTCGCCGCCGAGGTGGACGAAATGCGGGACGAGATCGCCCGCTGCAAGAAGATCCTGGGCGGCGTCCTGTTCGCCGCGGGCGAGGTCACCGGCGAGGCGCCGGTGCGCACCAGCCTGCACCGCTTCCTGGAAGGCGTGGTCGAAGACTGGCGCGGCAAGGGTCCGGTTCCTCTTCGGTTCGAGAGCCATCTGGGACCGGACCGGCCGATCGTCGCCGATCGGGCGCTGGCGCAGGCGCTCACCAACCTCTTCGACAATGCCGCCGAGGCCGGCGCGGGGTCGATCACGCTGGCGGCGGTGATGGACGGCCCCATATTGGTGCTGGCGGTCCGGGACGACGGACGCGGCTTTCGGGAGGATATGTTGGGCACCGTCGGGCAGCCGTATCGCAGCAGCAAGGAAGCGGGCGGCCTAGGGCTGTTCCTGGCGACCAACGTGCTGCGGACGCTGGGCGGCACGCTGGAAGCACAGAACCGGGCCGGCGGCGGCGCCGAGGTGGTGCTGGCGCTGCCGATCGCCTCGCTCGCGCTGGAGGAGACGGAATGA
- a CDS encoding aldo/keto reductase, whose product MEYRKLGSTGLDVSRLCLGCMTYGVADRGTHPWTLDEERSRPLLRQAVEVGINFFDTANVYSDGTSEEIVGRALKEFTRRDEVVIATKVHGRMHAGPNGAGLSRKAILQEIDASLRRLGTDYVDLYQIHRFDPYTPIEETLEALHDVVKAGKARYIGASSMYAWQFATMLHVAEANGWTRFATMQNYVNLLYREEEREMLPLCDAEGIGVIPWSPLARGRLTRPWNAETERTQSDAFGRSLYARTADADRKVIEAVAEVAAGRGVPPAQVALAWVLTKPMVSAPIVGASKPGHLEDAIAALDLVLSDEEIERLEAPYVPHAVVGFS is encoded by the coding sequence ATGGAATATCGGAAGCTCGGCAGCACCGGCCTGGACGTGTCGCGCCTGTGCCTCGGCTGCATGACCTATGGCGTCGCTGACCGCGGGACCCACCCATGGACGCTGGACGAGGAGCGAAGCCGGCCGCTGCTGCGTCAGGCAGTGGAGGTGGGGATCAACTTCTTCGACACCGCCAATGTCTATTCGGATGGCACGTCGGAGGAGATCGTCGGGCGGGCGCTCAAGGAGTTCACACGTCGCGACGAGGTGGTGATCGCCACCAAGGTACACGGTCGCATGCACGCGGGGCCGAATGGCGCCGGCCTCAGTCGCAAGGCCATTCTGCAGGAGATCGACGCCTCGCTCCGCCGTCTCGGCACCGACTATGTGGATCTGTACCAGATCCATCGGTTCGATCCCTACACCCCCATCGAAGAGACGCTGGAGGCGCTGCACGACGTCGTGAAGGCCGGCAAGGCCCGGTATATCGGCGCTTCCTCGATGTACGCTTGGCAGTTCGCCACCATGCTCCATGTCGCCGAGGCGAATGGCTGGACGCGGTTCGCGACCATGCAGAACTACGTGAACCTGCTGTATCGTGAGGAAGAGCGCGAGATGCTGCCGCTTTGCGACGCCGAGGGGATCGGCGTCATCCCGTGGAGCCCGCTTGCGCGCGGGCGGCTGACGCGGCCTTGGAACGCCGAGACCGAACGAACGCAGAGCGACGCGTTCGGCAGGAGCCTCTACGCGCGCACCGCCGATGCGGATCGCAAGGTCATCGAGGCGGTGGCAGAGGTGGCGGCGGGCAGGGGCGTGCCGCCCGCACAGGTCGCGCTTGCCTGGGTACTGACAAAGCCGATGGTGAGTGCGCCGATCGTCGGTGCGTCCAAGCCCGGTCATCTGGAGGACGCGATCGCCGCGCTTGATCTCGTGCTGAGCGATGAGGAGATCGAGCGGCTCGAAGCACCCTATGTGCCCCACGCCGTGGTCGGGTTCTCCTGA